GAGTTCTCCACCGTGCGGAGCTACAACACGGTGGCGGCGCCGGGCGTGGGCATCGTCAGCGCGAAGAACACCGGTGGCTACGCGGCCGTCAATGGCACCTCGCCGGCCGCCGCCCTCACCTCCGGTGTCGCCGCGCTGCTGCTCGCCAAGAACGACAAGCTGCGGCCGTACCAGGTCCGTGAGCTGCTCGCCAAGACGGCGGCGCACCCCTCGGGCGGATGGAACGCGCTGGTCGGGCACGGGCCGGTCAACGCCGCCGCCGCGCTGCGGGCCGTCGCCAAGTCCCCGGCCGACCGGGCGGCACCGAGCGCGTACAAGGGCAAGGAGCACCTGGCCTCCCCGGACGGCACCTCCCCCATCCAGCACCCGGAGATGGAGACCATGTCCCTGGTGGTCGGGTTGAGCGCGGCGGGCGTGGGGCTGCTGATGGTGATCGGCGCGATCCTCGTCAACCGCGCGGGCCGCCGCCGCGGCGCGAACGCCACACCCGCGCCGGCCGGTCCCGGGCTCCCGGGCCCGCGGCACTGAGGCTCCTGGGCCCGCGGCACTGAGCCGAGGCCCACACGGCAGAAGCGGGCAGGAGCGGAGCGGTTTGTGACGCCGGAGCACAGGCTCCGGCGTCACAGCCGTTCAACGCCGGATCACTTCCCGCCGCCCCCCGTGTCCTTCCCGCTACTCGCCGGGTCCTTCTCGCAGGTGGTGTCCTTCGCCGGGAGGGTGCCGGTGCGCAGGTAGTCGTTCACCTGCCGGTACACACAGCGGTTGGGGTACATGCCGTAGACCCCGTGCACCTGCGCCTTGAGGGTGATCAGACGCGAGTGGGGCATCTTGCGGTGCAGGCCCTGGCCGTTGCCGTAGGACGTCCGCGGGTCGCCCGTCGCCTGAACGATCAGTCCCGGCAGGTCATTTCCGCTGGTCACGGGTTTCTCCAGCGGCTTGTTCGGCCACAGCGCGCAGGGGCTCACGCCGTTGAACACCGGCCCGTAGAGCGGGCTTCGGGCGCGGCTGCGCTCCACGTTGCGGCGGTACCAGGACAGGTCGTGGGGTGCCTCGCGATCGGCGCACAGCAGGGCCAGCTGGAGGGAGTTCTGGTTGTCCGCCTCGGCACTCGGCTTGTCCAGCGCCTCCACCAGATCCTCCGTAGGCTCGACGGGCCTGCCCAGCGAGGCCTCGTGCAGGACCTTGATGTTCTTGCCCGCCCGCTCGAACTCCCTGTCGTCGGCCATCATCATCGCCAGCGCCTGCGGCACCTGCTGGCCGTCTGCGGTGTACTTCCCCACCTTCAGCGGCTCGCGTGCCGCCTGGCGTGCGATGCCGTCGACCGTGGCGCGCACCTCGCGGGGCGTGTCGCCCAGGCCGTAGGTGCCGTTCCGCCGGGCCGCCCATGCCGACCAGGTGTCCAGGAATTCCTCGTTGGCCCGGGTCGCGTCGCGGAAGGCCTCCACATGCCAGCGCGCCGGGTCGAGGGCGCTGTCCAGCAGCAGCCGGTCCACGCTGCCGGGGAACATCTTGGCGTAGGCGGCGCCGAGGTAGGTGCCGTAGGAGATGCCGAAGTAGGAGGTCTTGCGCTCGCCGAGGACGGCACGCAGCAGATCCATGTCGCGGGCTGTGTTGCGCGTGGTGAAGTGCCGCAGATACGCCATGTCCTTGCCGTAGACCCGCTGACAGCTGTTGACCAGATCGGCCTCGTAGGCGGTCTGGGCGCGGAAGCCCTTCTCGTCGTACCCGGCCGAGCGCAGCCAGTGGCCCTTCGTCCCGCAGTGGAGCGCGCTGCTGCGGCCCACGCCGCGTGGGTCCATGCCGATCAGGTCGTAGCGCGCCGCCAGCTTCTTGCCCATCGCGGGCTCGTCCATCAGCGGCATGTCGAGGGTGATGCCGCCGGGGCCGCCGGAGTTGTGCATCATCAAGCCGATGCGGTGCTCGGTGTCCTTGGCCTTGATACGGGAGAAGCCGATGGTCAGGGTGCGTCCCTCCGGCTTGCGGTAGTCCAGCGGCACGCGTATGCGCGCGCAGAGCGCCCCGGCCGCGTCCAGTTCCTTGACGCCGCACTTCTCGTAGTGGGGGCGCTGGTGGACGAAGCGGCCGAGCGCGGCGGTCTCTTCGGCGGTCTTCGCGCTTCCCCCCGGGTCCGCGCTCTTCGTGGCACTCGCGGGGCGCGTCGTATCGGCCACGCCGCCCTGGGCCGTGAGGGGCGGGGCGGCGAGGAGCACGGCCACTGCCAGGGCTCCGGCGGTCGCGGTGCGGTACAGCGTCGCTCGTCTCATGACGGGGTGTCACCTTCCTGTCGCGGGGATGTCCGCGGGCCGCGCGGGACGTGCCGGAAGATCCGCTCGACGGTGTCCACCACGGCCTGCGAGGCGTCCTCGGCCGGTGCCAGCTCGTTGACCGCGATCAGTACGGCTCTGCCGTCGGCGGTGATCCCGCCCCGGGTCCTGGTGCCCGCGACGCTGCCGCCGTGGCCCCAGTAGCCGGTGGCTCCCGTGCCCTCGCCGAGCGGGTAGCGGGCCAGGCCCAGTCCGTAGGCGGCGCCGCGCGCGATGTCGGCGGGCAGGGTGTGCTTCATCTGCGCGAGCTGTGCGGGCGGCAGCAGCTCGCCGTCCAGCAGCCGCCGGTAGAACTCCGTCAGCTCCTGTGCGGTGGATATCAGCGCCCCGGCGGCGCCGATCACGGAGGTGTTGATGAAGGTGACCTCGCGATGGCCGCCGTCCTTCGTCCGCTGGTACGCCTTCGCGTGCGGCCCGCGCAGCCGCTGTTCGGGCCAGCGCGGCCAGTAGGTCTCCGCCAGCCCGAGCCGCGCGATCACCCGCCGCCGCACCTCGTGCTCGACCGGGCGCCCGGTGACCCGCTCGATCAGCATGCCGAGCAGGAGATAGCCGAGATTGCAGTACGACCACCGCTCGCCGGGCGGGAAGAGCGGCGGCTGGCGCAGCGACTCTGCCACGACGCGCTCGGCCGTGTGGTGGCCGGGAGTGTGCTCGTCGAACTCCTCCGCGAATTCGGGGAGCCCGCTGGTGTGCTGGAGGAGCTGGTGCACGCTGATGCGGCGGCCGTCGTTCCCTCCCCCGCGCACCACGCCGGGCAGATAGCGCTCGACGGGCGCGGACAGCTCCACCTTCCCGGCGGCGACGAGCTGCAACAACGCGGTGGCCACGAAGGACTTGGTGTGGCTGGCTATGCGCAGCCGGGCCCGGTGCGGATACGGGCGCCCGGTGGCCAGGTCACCCGCGCCGGCCGACACCTCGACGACCCGTCCGCGCGCGTCGGTGATGACGGCCTGGGCGCCGGGGAGGTGCTGCTCCGCGACGAGCCCGGCCAGCGCGCGGCGGACGGCTTCGGTGTCGACGCCGCCCTGACCGGCACCGACCGCGGCAGGGGCCCCGGCGCCGGACGCGTGCGGGAGTGCCGTACGCGGGGCGGCGTACGCGGTGCCCGTGGCGCCCGTCGCTCCGGCCAGCAGCGGGGCCGCGGCCAGGAGAGCCGAACCGCGGGCGAAGCGCCGTCTGCTCAGCGACGCCACCGGCGCCCCGGACGGAGGCGACGGAGGCGACGGGGGCAGTGAGGGAGAGGGCGGGCGGACTGTGGCCATGGCACCCGGGGGTGCCGACGGATTCCTCGTCATGGGTCACAAGGATTCCGTCGGCACCCCGCCCCGACCATGGAGCCCGCCCCCCTCCTGAAGCAGGGGCACCCCTCCCGCAAAAGGTAGAGCGAGCACCATTGCACCCCGACCGGCGGGCTACGGAACCATGCGCAGCCCGTCCTTGGCGGCGCCCCTGCTGAGCACGACCTTGCGGATGGAGGCGTATGCCGTGTCCTGCTGGCTGTCGCCCGCGCGCCTGCTCTCCTTGGAGGCGAGGTTGACCAGGGTGAACCGGGGCTCGTTCGCCATCATGAAGGGCGTGAACCCCGCCTTTTCGACGGTCCATTCACCGTGGCCGCGCTTGGCGGGAGGCGCGAAGCGGAAGCGCGCCGCGGTGCCCATGCTGCCGCGCGGGTCGTTCATCTTGCCCGCGATCTGGTCGCCCATGCCGTACACGACCCAGGTCCCGTTGACCTTCTCGTACGCCTGCGGCACGTGCGCGTGGGTGCCGATGATCAGGTCGAGGTCACGGCGCCCGCCCGAGCGCGAGGCGGTGAGCTTCTCGGCGACGGAGCGCTGGAGGGAGTCGGGGTCCTCCTGCCACTCCGTGCCCCAGTGCACGCTCGCCACGACGACATCGGCACCGGCTCGGCGGGCGGCACGGGCATCCGCGATGATCTGCTTGGGGTCGATGAGGTTGACCAGCCACGGCTTCCCCTCGGGCACCGGAATGCCGTTGGTGCCGTAGGTGTAGGCGAGCTGAGCGACCTTGGCGCCGCCGGCCCGCAGCATCGCCGGCCGCTTCCGCTCGGCGGCCGACCGTGCGGAGCCCACGTGCTCAAGACCGGCCGCGTCCATCGCCTTGAGCGTGCGGCTCACACCCTCGGAACCCGCGTCCAGAGTGTGGTTGGACGCGGTCGAACAGGAGTCGTAGCCCGTGTCCTTGACGGAGCGCGCGAGCTGCGGCGGCGTCTTGAAGAGCGGGTATCCGGTGAACGGCCCGCCGTCGGGCCCGTAGACGGTCTCCATATGACAGATCGCCAGGTCGGCGCCGCGCGCCATGGGCTTGGCCCCGGCGATCATCCGGCGGAAGTCGTAGTCCGAGCCGCCCGCGTCGGAGCGGGCCTGCCGGATGATCGAGTCGTGGACCAGCAGGTCGCCGGTGGCCACCAGCGAGAAGCCGCGCGCCGCCCGCTTGCCCCGGTGCCCCTGGGGCAGGGCCCGGCCGTGCTTGCCGGTCTCCCCGCTTCCCTGCGCCGCGGCCCCGCCGTCCTTCTGCTTCTCGTGCCCGGTCCCGGTGTACTTCGGCCCGCCGTGCTGCGGCGGCTGGGACGAACTGCCACAGCCGGCGAGCCCTCCCAGCAGGGCAGCAGCCGCCACCGCGCCCGCCACGCGGCGGGTGGCGGCCGAGGGCCGGGATCTGTGGACGGCGCGTGTTCTCTGACGGTGCTTCACGGGGCACTCCAGGGGGCTCAGTCACAGGAACCGGTCAGATAAGTGCGATAAACGCACTGGTTGCTCAGCGATCCCCGCTCTTGACCCGCCACACCGCGGATACCGGCCATACGGCCCAGAAGGTGCACCCGGTAGATCGTTCGATGTACCCGCGGATCATCACGCGAGACGAGGCCCCGGCCCCTTCGGAAACCGGAGAATGAGCAGGTGAGCGGGGGCGGCAGGACAGGCAGCCCCGTCGGGGCGCGCTTGGAGCGGGCCGCCTCGGCCGCGCGGTGCGACTCGGCAGCGCGGGCCGGGTCACTGCGCGGTCCGCTGTGACCATGCGGGTCGGCGGTGGGGGCGGTGGCGGTCGGTGGGGACGACGGGGTCCCACCGACCGCCACCGCCCCATCGGCCCCGCCGGGGCCACCGAGCGGTCGGCGCGACGGGCGACGCGCCCGCACCCGTGTCCACGTTCCCGATCGCATCCACGTCGGCGCCCGCGCCAGGAAGCCGGGCACGGGCGCGCTTCGGCACCCGGCGCCCGCTCACCGCGGACGACCCCTGACGACGACCCCTGACGGAGGAACACGTGACCGAGCTTCATTCCAGGCCAGGGCGCGCGGTGCGGCGCGCGGTGGCCGCAGCGCTGACGATGGCCGTGGCGCTGGGCGTCGGCACCGGGGCCGGGCCCGCGCTCGCACGGGGGCTGGGCCTGGGCGCCTCGGGTACGGGCGGGCGGCTGGTGGGGGCCGGGCTCGTGGCCGTCGTCGCCGTGCTCCCGGTGCTGTACGCACTGCGCCGCTTCGGGCTGCCGCCCGCTCGGGCCGGTTTCGGGGGCGCGGGTGCGAGCGTCCGCGCCCTGCTGACGGGCGTCGGCGTGACGGGCGGGGCCGCCGCGCTCGTGCTGGGGCTGGGCACGGCTGCGGGCATGCTGCGCTGGGCGCGCCCCGACCTCGGCACGCTGGCCTGGTTCCTCGTCACCAATTCGGTGATCGCCCTGCTCCTGGAGGCCCTGCCGGAGGAGACGACGCTTCGCGGCTTCGCCTGGTCCTCACTGCGCGCGTCCTTCGGCGGCGGGATCGCGGCGCTCGGGACGACGGCGGTCTTCTTGCTGGTCCCGGGGACCTCGACGGTGGTGGGCGCAGGGGCCGCGCGGCTCGTCGGGGACAGCGACGGCCCCCGGATCGGCCTGGTCCCCGAAGGGCAGCACCCGGCGGACTATCTGGTCCTGCTGACCGTCTTCGGCCTCACCCTGGTCGCGGCGCGCACGGCCCTGCGCCACGCCCCGCTGTGGACGGCGATCGGCACCCACCTCACCTTTTTGACGGTCAACCGTATTGCCCTGGAGGGCGAACGACGTGGCGCGGGCTGGTCGGCCACCGACCTCTCCCCCGAGGTCCCGCTGCTGGTTCCGGTCTACCTCCTGCTGGCCGCCGCCGTCTTCCTGGTGCTGGGACGCAGGACGCGGCGCGCCGACGCCACCGTCG
This sequence is a window from Streptomyces sp. NBC_01775. Protein-coding genes within it:
- a CDS encoding alpha/beta hydrolase, which gives rise to MRRATLYRTATAGALAVAVLLAAPPLTAQGGVADTTRPASATKSADPGGSAKTAEETAALGRFVHQRPHYEKCGVKELDAAGALCARIRVPLDYRKPEGRTLTIGFSRIKAKDTEHRIGLMMHNSGGPGGITLDMPLMDEPAMGKKLAARYDLIGMDPRGVGRSSALHCGTKGHWLRSAGYDEKGFRAQTAYEADLVNSCQRVYGKDMAYLRHFTTRNTARDMDLLRAVLGERKTSYFGISYGTYLGAAYAKMFPGSVDRLLLDSALDPARWHVEAFRDATRANEEFLDTWSAWAARRNGTYGLGDTPREVRATVDGIARQAAREPLKVGKYTADGQQVPQALAMMMADDREFERAGKNIKVLHEASLGRPVEPTEDLVEALDKPSAEADNQNSLQLALLCADREAPHDLSWYRRNVERSRARSPLYGPVFNGVSPCALWPNKPLEKPVTSGNDLPGLIVQATGDPRTSYGNGQGLHRKMPHSRLITLKAQVHGVYGMYPNRCVYRQVNDYLRTGTLPAKDTTCEKDPASSGKDTGGGGK
- a CDS encoding serine hydrolase domain-containing protein, which gives rise to MASLSRRRFARGSALLAAAPLLAGATGATGTAYAAPRTALPHASGAGAPAAVGAGQGGVDTEAVRRALAGLVAEQHLPGAQAVITDARGRVVEVSAGAGDLATGRPYPHRARLRIASHTKSFVATALLQLVAAGKVELSAPVERYLPGVVRGGGNDGRRISVHQLLQHTSGLPEFAEEFDEHTPGHHTAERVVAESLRQPPLFPPGERWSYCNLGYLLLGMLIERVTGRPVEHEVRRRVIARLGLAETYWPRWPEQRLRGPHAKAYQRTKDGGHREVTFINTSVIGAAGALISTAQELTEFYRRLLDGELLPPAQLAQMKHTLPADIARGAAYGLGLARYPLGEGTGATGYWGHGGSVAGTRTRGGITADGRAVLIAVNELAPAEDASQAVVDTVERIFRHVPRGPRTSPRQEGDTPS
- a CDS encoding CapA family protein, whose translation is MKHRQRTRAVHRSRPSAATRRVAGAVAAAALLGGLAGCGSSSQPPQHGGPKYTGTGHEKQKDGGAAAQGSGETGKHGRALPQGHRGKRAARGFSLVATGDLLVHDSIIRQARSDAGGSDYDFRRMIAGAKPMARGADLAICHMETVYGPDGGPFTGYPLFKTPPQLARSVKDTGYDSCSTASNHTLDAGSEGVSRTLKAMDAAGLEHVGSARSAAERKRPAMLRAGGAKVAQLAYTYGTNGIPVPEGKPWLVNLIDPKQIIADARAARRAGADVVVASVHWGTEWQEDPDSLQRSVAEKLTASRSGGRRDLDLIIGTHAHVPQAYEKVNGTWVVYGMGDQIAGKMNDPRGSMGTAARFRFAPPAKRGHGEWTVEKAGFTPFMMANEPRFTLVNLASKESRRAGDSQQDTAYASIRKVVLSRGAAKDGLRMVP
- a CDS encoding CPBP family glutamic-type intramembrane protease, with the protein product MTELHSRPGRAVRRAVAAALTMAVALGVGTGAGPALARGLGLGASGTGGRLVGAGLVAVVAVLPVLYALRRFGLPPARAGFGGAGASVRALLTGVGVTGGAAALVLGLGTAAGMLRWARPDLGTLAWFLVTNSVIALLLEALPEETTLRGFAWSSLRASFGGGIAALGTTAVFLLVPGTSTVVGAGAARLVGDSDGPRIGLVPEGQHPADYLVLLTVFGLTLVAARTALRHAPLWTAIGTHLTFLTVNRIALEGERRGAGWSATDLSPEVPLLVPVYLLLAAAVFLVLGRRTRRADATVAANANANATASRATAQPWLRV